The DNA sequence GCCGCGGGCATACTGCTCAACCTGGAGTTCAATGGCGTGGTCAGGGCCTTGCCGGGAAAGGTTTACGCCTTGAACTAGGTCGCTCCGGCGCGTCCGGCCCGCGATCGTTGGGGTTGAGGTGGCTGGGTGTTGGTCAGCGCATCATCCTCCCATCTCCCCCGACATGCACCGGGGCCCCCAACCTCCAAGCTCCCCAACTACCTTCGCGCCCACATTTTCAAACCCCCATACATGGCAGCCGCCAAAACAGCCGCGTCGAACGTGCAAAAGCAGGTGGACGCGTTCATGAGTTACGTGAAAGCCCGCAACCCCCACGAGCCGGAATTCCTCCAGGCCGTGCACGAGGTGGCCGAGGCGATCATTCCCTTCATCCAGGAGAACACCAAGTACCAGGGCAAAATGCTGCTGGAGCGCATGGTGGAACCCGAACGGGTGATCCTCTTCCGCGTGCCCTGGGTGGACGACAAGGGCAACATCCAGGTGAACCGCGGCTACCGCGTGCAGTTCAACAGCGCCATCGGCCCCTACAAGGGCGGTTGCCGTTTCCACCCCACGGTGAACCTCAGCGTGCTGAAGTTCCTGGGCTTCGAGCAGACCTTCAAGAACAGCCTCACCACCCTGCCCATGGGCGGCGGCAAGGGCGGCAGCGACTTCGACCCGAAAGGCAAGAGCGACAACGAAGTGATGCGCTTCTGCCAGAGCTTCGCCACCGAACTGCAGCGCCACATCGGCGCCGACACGGACGTGCCCGCCGGTGACATCGGCGTGGGCGCCCGCGAGGTGGGCTACATGTATGGCCAGGACAAGCGCCTGCGCAATGAATTCACCGGCGTGTTCACCGGCAAGGGCCGCAGCTGGGGCGGCTCGCTCATCCGCCCGGAGGCCACCGGCTACGGCTGCGTGTACTTCGCCGAGGAGATGATGAAGCGCAACAAGACCTCCATCAAGGGCAAGGTGGTGGCGGTGAGCGGCAGCGGCAACGTGGCCCAGTACGCCATCCAAAAGGCCACCCAGCTCGGCGCCAAAGTGGTGTCCGCCAGCGACAGCGACGGCGCCATCCACGACCCGGCCGGCATCAATGCGGAGAAGCTCGCCTTCCTCATGGAGTTGAAGAATGTGAAGCGCGGCCGCATCGAGGAGTACGCCAAGAAGTTCAAGGGCGTCACCTACAAGAAGGGCGCGCGCGTGTGGGACGTGGTGGCCAAGTGCGATGTGGCCCTGCCCTGCGCCACGCAGAATGAATTGGATGGCAAGAACGCCAGGGACCTGGTGAAGAAGGGTGTGAAGTACGTGGCCGAGGGCGCCAACATGCCCAGCACCCCCGAGGCGATCGAAGTGTTCCTCAAGGCGGGCATTCCCTTCGCCCCGGGCAAGGCCAGCAATGCCGGTGGCGTGGCCACCAGCGGTCTGGAGATGAGCCAGAACAGCCTGCGCCTGAGCTGGGATCGCGACGAGGTGGACGCCCGCCTGCACACCATCATGAAGAACATCCACGCCGCCTGTGTGAAGTACGGCACGGAGGGCAACAAGGTCAACTACGTGAAGGGCGCCAACATCGCCGGCTTCGTGAAGGTGGCCGATGCCATGCTGGAGCAGGGGGTGGTGTGAGCCGGATGCCTGCGGAATGTGAGAGCCCCCATCGTGTTGCACGGTGGGGGCTTTTGTTCGCCACGCCGATCTTCGCGCCCATGAGATCGGAACCTCTGCTGTTCGTTCTCCTGGCCCCTGCACTCTTGACCTCCTGCGGCGACAGCGGTCCCAGGGATGATGTGGCCGAAGTACGCGCCTCCTACGCGGCATACATCGAGGCCCTTCACAGGCAGGATGGCACCCGGGCGTCGTCGCTGGTGGACAGCCGCACCGTCAGCTACTACGACGGGATGCTCACCTTGGCCCGCGAAGCCGACAGCGCGCAGGTGGCCGGGCTGGACATGATGGACAAGCTCACCGTGCTGGGCATGCGCATGCAGTCCACGCCGGAGCAATTGCGCGACATGGATGGATGGAAGGCCGTGGCGGCAGCCGTGGAAAGTGGCGCCATGGGCGGCGAGGGCCTCGAAGGGCTGGAGCTGGGCAGCGTGACCGTGGAGGGCGAACGTGCGAGAGCGCCTTTGACGATGATGGGTTTTCCCACGCCGGCCGTGTTCCATTTCCAACGGGAAGGAGATGCCTGGCGCATCGACCTCACGTCGCTCTTCCAGCTTTCGCGCGGTTCGTTGGACATGATGGCACGCTCCAGTGGCAAGCCCGTGCATGAGCATGTCCATGAACTGCTGGAGATGACGGCAGGCCGGCCCGTACCCGAGGGCATCTGGCATCCCGTGCGCTGACCAAGGCCCCTGCGGGCCAGCATGGGCGCGGAACCCGCGTGGAAAGGCTTCCTCGGAGGATGCCGAACTTCGCACCCCCGAGACAACTCGCTTGAAGCCCCGATGACCCGAAGACTGATCCCGTTCCTCGCCTGCGCCGCGCCCATTGCGGTGGCCGCCCAGGAGCCCGACAGCACCAAGGCCGATCGCGATCGAAAGCTCGACAGTCTCTACATCGCGGAGGTGGAGGCCGTGCCCGGCGAGCCCTACAAGGTGTTGCACGCGGAACCGCTATACATCGATCTGATCCGCGACCTGGGCGCGCGCAAGGGCGAAAAGGAGTGGAACTTCGGCTTCGGCATCACCGACAATCTGGGCTACGACGTGTACGAGATGCTCGTGGAGTATGAGTGGGCCGTGGCCGATCGTCTGGGGGTGGAGATCGAGACGCCCTTCACTTTCTATGGCGAGCGCCGCAATGGCGCCGAGGTCGTCAAACCCTCCAACAGGATGGAAAGCCTGAAACTGGCCACCCAATGGACCTTCCTGGTGAGCGAGAAGGCGGCCATCTCGCTGGCATTGGGCTACATCCACGAGTTCGAGCTGTCGCCTTTTGACCGCTTCGGCGATCCATTGATCAAAGGCAACCTGTACAACCCCTTCTTCATCGCCGCCAAACGCTGGGGCACCAACTGGCACACCTTGATCTACACCGGCCCCCGCATCGAGCACACCTTCGCCACAGGTGGGACCACGAGCAACTATGAGATCAACAGCAACCTGCACTACATGATCCCCGGCACACGCAACTTCATCGGACTGGAGTTCAACAAGCTGCTGACCGAGGTGGGCCTGGAGGGAACGCTGCGGCCGCAGATGCGTGTGAGCATCGCCGAGAATTTCCTGGTGGGCATCGTCACCGGCATACCAGTGGACCGCAGCAACGAGCGTTTCAGCATGTTCACCCGGCTCATCTGGGAGCCCGGCCACAAGCACTGAGGCGATCCCTCCTCGATCGTTAAGACTTGGTAACGAACCGCTTCCAGGACCTGGCGTTCGAATTGTTATGCGCGCATAACACCGACCTTCGCGGCATGGAACATCCTCAACTGATCGATACGCGGTCGGCCACGGTGGAGCGCGTCTCCGAGCGGCTGATCGAGGTGCGTTTCAAGCCGGATGTGAAGTTGGATGCGGCGGGGATCGGTGAGATGATGCGGGCCAAGCGCGCCTTGACAGGTACCTCAGAAGCCGATGTGCTCACCGTGATGCCCCCCGATCTGGAATTCGAGATCGCCGTGCTGGCCATGGACCACCATGCGGTGAATGGTGGTTGCGGGGGCAGCAGGCGCCTGGCTTTCGTAGCGGGCAGTTCGCTGGATCTGCGATTGGCGGACATCTACTTCCGCTACCACCCGCGTCCGCACGACACGGCCTTGTTCATGGAGGAGGATGAGGCGCGCCGCTGGCTCGATGCGGCGGTGCCAAGCCCATCGCTTTCCTGAACGCCCCGATCTACTCGCCCACCAGTTCGTAGAGTTCGCGCAGGTCGGGCGCGAGGATGATCTCGATCCGGCGGTTCTTCGCCTTGTCCCCGGGGTCCACGGGGATGTACTCCCCGCGCCCCGAAGCCGTGATGCGCACGGGGTCGATCCTGCTGCTTTCTTGCAGGATGCGCACCACGCTGGTGGCCCGCAGCACGCTCAGGTCCCAATTGTCCTTGAAGGCTGCGCCTGCGGTCACACGGTCCGTATCGGTATGGCCTTCCACCATGATGTTGAGGTCCTTTTCATTCTCGATGGCCTTGGCCAGCTTGCCGATGAGTTCGCGGCCTTTGGCGTCCACCGCCGCGCTGCCACTGGGGAAGAGCAGCTTGTTGTCCATGCTCACGTAAATGCGGCCGTTGCGCTGCTCCACGGTGAGGCCGCGCCCCTCGAAGCCGGTGAGCGCCTGGCTCACCCGCTGGCGCAGGTCGCGCATGGCGGCGTCCTTGGCGGCCAGGTCGGCCTGCAATTCGGCCAATTTGGCCTCGCGGTCCTTCAGCAGCGCCTCCTTCTCGCCCATGCGCTTGGCCAAAGCCATCACCGAATCCTCCTTGTTCATCAGGTCCAGGCGAAGCGCCTCCAGATCGGTGAGCAGCTTGCGGTTCTCGCTGCCCTGGCCGGAAAGCAGCTTGTTGTACTTGTCCAGCAGCTCGTTGTTAAGCGTATTGATCTTGTCGTATTGGGTGGTCATCTGCCGCAATGATCCGCCCAGCACCGTGGTGTCCCGTTCCAATTCGCCCACGCGCTTCTTCAGCACATCGTGGCCGGCCTTCAGTTCATCGAAGGCGGCCTGGGCGTCCCGGGCGCGGGCGTTGGCAGCGTCCACTTCGGCCTGCATGGCCTTGTTGCGCGCGTTGGCCTCCTCGTATTTGCGCGCCGGTACGCAGGCGGCGAAAAGGGAAACGGCGATCGAGGCGGCGAGGAGCGTCCGGATAGGCGGCATGGCGTGGATATCTGTGTTCGTATCGCATCAAAGGTGATGCCCCGCGCCCGGAGCTCCCCGCGCAGCGCAACACTATTTTTGAACACTACGTTCAGCTCCCTGGACCATGTCACGAATGGACCTTCCATTGGATTGGGCCTTCCGCCCGGCGCTCGACCTGGAGTTGAAGCGGTATCTCCTGCTCGCCTACCTGCAGAACGTGCAGCGGCGTTTCAAGGAGCACAAGCTCTATCCCCATCTCACGGACCTGCGCGCGCACCTGGAAACGCTCATGGACCTGCGTCGGCGCAAGGAGGAGTTGGCGGAGGGTCTCGCCGGCGATCTGTTGGGCTTCGACCCCCGCACGGGGAACGCGGTCCACGACAGGCCGGTGGACGGCGAACATTTGGCCGTGATCGACGCCGTGATCGACTTCGCCATGCCGGGATTGCGCCGTGCGTTGACGGAGGGCAGCGACCTGCGCCAGGACCTCGCGGGCCGCATTCGGCTGCTGCCCGTGGGTGTGCAGCCGTTGAAGCCGGTGGAGGGATGGCTGTTGCTCCGGCAGGGCCGGGAGGCGCGCGTCTACGCGTACACCATCCCCATCCTGCGCCCGGCACCGGTCACCAGTGCGCACCAGGAGATCACCACGCGCTACATCACCTCCTACACCCTGGGCATCACCTGCACCTACGAGCACATCCGCGGTCAATTGAATGCCTCGGGTGCCGGACCGGCGGTGCCGGCGACCTTCGCGCTGGAGGCCGAAGCCGATCTGCCCCGCATAGAGACCTTCATGCCGCTGGCCAAGGAGTTGCTGCGCCTGCACCTTGTGGCCACCATGCTTCCTTCAGCGCGCTGACCGGGCTGCGGGATCGAACCAGACGCGCGCGAGATCACGGACCTCCATCCCGTTGATGGGCATGTCGCGCACCCAGGGCTGCAACAGCCGCACAGATCGTTCGTGGTAGAGCGGGACCACCACCTGTTCCTCCATCAGCCTGCTTTCCGCGGCGGCCAGCAGGCCCAAGCGCGTAGCACGGTCGGGGGTGTGCAGGGCCTGCCCGAAGAGCGCATCGAAGGCCGCATCGCGGAAGCGTGTGCTGTTCAGGTAGGAGGGTTGGAGGCTGTCCTCCGGCACATTGATGCCATGGAAGAGCGACAGGAAGTTCTCCGGATCGGGGTGGTCGGCGATCCAGCCTTCGCGCCAGAACTGCGCAAGTCCCTGCTCCACGCGTTCAAAGTGCTGGTCGGCCGGGAGCACGGTGCTCACCACGCGGGCGCGCAGGTGTTGTTCCAGCATGGCCTGCACGGCCTCGGCCACGCGCACATAACCGAAACCACTGTGGTTCACCTGGAGGAACACCGTGGGCAGCCCTTGTCCTTGGGGGTAGCCGGCCTCGGCCAACAAGGCACGCGCCCGTTCCGGGTCGAAACTTGCCGGTGGAATGCTGTCGTAGGGGTAGTCCGCGAAGCCGGGGGGTACCACGCCATGCCGCGCCGCCACCGCCAGTCCGTCCAGCACGCTGTCCACCAGCAGGTCGCGGTCGATCGCCATGGCGAAGGCCTGCCGCACACGCACGTCCTGGAAGGGCGCGCGCCGCGTGTTGAAACCGTAGAACTGCACAGTGAGCCCCGGGATGGACTGGACCTGATAGCGCTCGGTCTGTTCCAGCGCATCGGTGCGGTCCACGGGCAGTTCGAAGACCATGCTCAATTTGCCCGCCTCGAAGGCCTCCAGTTCGCGATGCTTGTCCTGCACGAAGGTGTAGCGCACGGCATCCAGGAATGGCAGGGCGTTGCCGTATTCGTCCCGGCCCCAGTAGTGTGGCCAGCGCTCCAGGATCATCGCCTCGCGGCGTGTGAAGTGCTTCAGGCGAAAAGCCCCGGTGCCCACCGGATTCCACAGGGCATCCTTGCCGTGGTGATCGACCAGTTCGCGGGGCCAGATCCAGCAGCCTTGGTGGGCAAGCACTTGCAGGAATCCCGGCCAGGTGCTTTTCAGGGTGATGCGCACGGTGCGCTCGTCCAACGCTTCGATGCCGGCCACATGCGATGGTTTCTCGCCACGTTCGGTCGCGGCGAAATGTTCGTCGGCGCCCAAGACCCGGCCCTGGAAGAGCCAGAACATCTGGTTCATGGCATCCTGGCTGCAGATGGCCGTGAAGCAATGCACCACGTCGCGCGCGGTGAGCGGCCGGCCTTCGCCGCCGGGGAAGCAGGGGTCGTCGTGGAAGCGCACGCCCTCCCGCAATTGGAAGGTGTATACCGTGCCCGTGGGGTCCACGGTCCAGGAGGAGGCCAGGGCGGGCCGGATGGTGAGGTCCGCCGGATCGAGCCGCACCAGCCCCTCGTAGATCTGCGCGGCGATGCGGTGCGAGACGGCCTGCGCCAGGCTCAGCGGGAAAAGCCCCCGGAGTTCCTCGGACTCGTTCACATTGAATACACCACCGTAATAGCGCCCACCCGCGCCCTCCCTTTCCCGCGGCGGATCGGGCGACCGGCAGGTCGCCAACAGGAACGCCATCAGCAGGATGGAGGCAGCAGGCTTGAGAAGCGGTGGATGTGGCCGCATGGAGAGCGTTCAAATGTATCCGGCCGCCCCGGTGATCCAGGACGCGATCCCTGCCCTGCATCAACAACCCCATGGTGAATGGCGGTGGCGCAGCCGCGTCAAGGGATAATTTTCGGCCGCCCCGCCCGTATGTCACATGTGCCTCCCGGCCGCAGGAACGAACCGATCCGCATCCGCGGCACGCGTTGGCGCATGCCATGGTGGCACCTGCCACATGGTGCGCTCGTGATCCTGCTGGCGGGCCAGGTGGCCGCGCAGGACCGCGACAACCTGCGTGTGCGCTGGCTGCCGAACCAGGTGGACACGATCGCGCTGGATACGCTCAGCATCGTGCCCGGCAGCCTGTTCCTCTTCGCCGATGGGCTGCCCGTGGGTGACGCGCGCTTCACGCTGGACCCCTACCGTGCGGTGCTGGTCTGGCACGATCGCCCCGCCACTGATTCCGTTCTGGCGCGCTATCGCGTGCTGCCCTTCGGGCTACTGGCGGTACGCAGCCACAAGGATCCCGAGCGCCTCTATACCGCCAGTGGCGACCGCCCGGACCCGTTCAAGTACACGCCGCCGCGCCAGCAGGGCGACCTCATGGGCATGCAGGGCCTGAACCGCACGGGCAGCATTTCACGCGGCATCCTCTTCGGCAACAACCAGGACCTGGCGGTGAACTCGGCGCTCAACCTGGAGCTCAGCGGCCGCATCACGGACCGCATCGGGGTGCTCGCCTCCATCACGGACAACAACATCCCCATCCAGGCCGGGGGAAACACCTTGGAGCTGCAGGACTTCGACCAGGTGTTCATCAAACTTTACGAGGAGGATGCGCAGCGGCCGGGCAACAAGTGGGAGTTGATCGCGGGCGACTTCGTGCTCGATCGGCCACGCAGCCATTTCCTCACCTACCTGAAGAAGACCAAGGGACTGGGCTACGGCATGCGCTATGGCCAGAAGGAGGGTCCGAAGGGCGAGTTCGGCACCAGCGTGGCCATCAGTAAGGGCAAGTTCGCGCGCAACGTGGTGCAGGGCATCGAGGGCGTGCAGGGGCCCTATCGGTTGCGCGGCAACGACGGGGAACTTTTCATCGTGGTGCTCTCCGGCACGGAGCGCGTCTTCATCGACGGCCAGCAGCTTGTTCGCGGGCAGGACCACGACTATGTGATCGACTACAACACCGCCGAGGTCACCTTCACCGCGCGGCGCATGATCACCAAGGATCGCCGCATCGCTGTGGAATTCCAGTACAGCGACAAGAATTACGCGCGGTCCATGGTGCGCGCGGACAACATCACCGAACTGGGCAACACCACCGTGCGCTTCAGCCTGTTCAGCGAGCAGGACCACCGCAACCAGACGCTGCAACAACAGTTGAGCGACGAGGAACGAGAGGCGTTGCGGCTGGCCGGTGACGATCCGCTGTCCGCGGTGGTGCCCGGTATCGACAGCACCGGCTGGGCCGTGGACCAGGTGCTCTACCGGCGCGTGGATTCGCTGGGCTACAGCCCGGTGTTCGTATACAGCACCGATCCCGAGACCGCCGTTTGGCGTTTGATCTTCACGCAGGTGGGCGCTGGCAACGGCGATTATGTGCAGCAGGAGTTCACGCCGAATGGCCGCGTGTTCCGCTGGGTGGCGCCCGATACGGTGAATGGTGCGGTGGTGCGCCAGGGCGACCATGCCCCCGTACGTGTGCTCATACCACCGCGCAGCCAGCAACTCATCACCCTTGGTGTGGACCAGCGATTCTCGCGGCGCACCCAGGCGGGGGTGGAACTCGCTTTCAGCCACTTGGACCGCAACACCTTCAGCGAGGCCGACAACGCGGACGACCAGGGGCTCGGCGTGCTGTTGAAAGGCGAGCACGCCATACCGATCGCTTCCAAGGACACCACACTGCAGCTGGTCCTGGGCACCGAAGTGGAATCGATCACACGGAACTTCCGATTCGTGGAGCGCTATCGCGCGGTGGAATTCGAGCGCAACTGGAACCTGGTGCCGGGCATCGGCACCACGCAGGATCCCGCGCTCGATGGCGACCAACTGCTGGCGGGCATACGCGCGGGTATCCGCGGCAGGCGCATCGGGCAGTTCCACTATGGCCTCAACACGCTGCAGGTGGGTGGCGCCCGCTATGACGGTTGGAAGCACGATGTGCTGAGCGGCCTGCGCCTGGGCCGCACCGATGTGGACGGCACGGCCGCCTGGCTGCGCACCACCACGCCGCGCAATAGCGATTTCATGCGGCACAAGGCCCAGGTGAGGCACCGCTTCAAGCACATCACCGTTGGCTACCGCGATGAGCACGAGCACAACCGCTTCACCGACGACACCACCGGTCTGCTGTTGGCGCCCAGCTACCGCTTCTACGACTGGGAGGCCTTTGTGCAAAGCCCGGACACCGCCGGGATCAAGTGGCGGCTCTCGGGCGGGCAGCGCCGTGAACAGGCCTTGGCGAACGGGGCCTTGGTGGCGAGTACCCTGGCCGATGCGCTCTCCGCAGGACTGGACCTGGGGCGCGATCCGCGCAACCGCCTCGGCGCCAGCTTCACCTACCGCCGGCTGACGATCATCGACAGCACGGTGACCGCGCAACAGCCTGAGGACACCTGGCTGGCGCGCCTGGACCACAACCTCACCCTTTGGAAAGGCGTGGTGGTGATGGCCACCTTCTACGAGTTCGGATCCGGCCTGGAGCAAAGGCAGGAGTACATCTACATCGAGGTGCCGGCGGGGCAGGGGCTGTACGTGTGGATCGACTACAACGGCGACGGCATCAAGGACCTGAACGAGTTCGAACTGGCCGCCTTCGGATACGAGGCCAACTACCTGCGGGTGTTCGTGCCCAGCAACCAGTATGTGCGTGTCTTCAGCAACCAGTTCAGCGGTTCGCTCGATCTGCGGCCGGGCGTGGCCTGGGCGGAGAAGGAGGGCATTCGCCGTTTCCTGGGCAGGTTCTCCGACATGTCGTCCTTCCGCGTGGATCGCCGGACGCGTGTACAGGACGTGCTCTCGGCTTTGGATCCCTTCGGCGGGGATGTGCTGGACACGAGCATCACCTCCTATCTCGCCTCGGCGCGCAACACGCTGTACTACGACCGCACCAGCCGTGTCTGGAGCATGGACCACACCTGGCAGAACGATCGCAGCCGCACCCTGCTGCTGAATGGCTACGAGTCACGGTCGAGGCGCAACAACACCGTGCGCCTGCGTTTGAACGTGACACGCCGCTGGACCGCCGACGTGGAGAGCGAGAGCGGGCGGTTAGCCAACGGATCGGACCTGCTCGCCGGGCGCACCTATGCCATCGACCAGCGTGCGTTGCGCCCCCGCATCACCTGGCAGCCGAACACCGCGCTGCGCGCCATCGTGTCCTACAAGATCACCGAGAAGAACAATGAGGCCGAATTCGGCGGGGAGCGTGCCACACTGCGCGATCTGGGCGCGGAATTCCGCTACAACACCGCAGGCAAGGGCAGCATCCTGGCCACGGCCAACCTGGTGGACATCACCTACGACGGGGAGGTGAACTCATCGCTGGGCAACGAGATGCTCACCGGCCTGAAGCCCGGCACGAACATCACCTGGAGCGTGACCGTGCAACGCAACCTGAGCAACAACCTGCAGGTGGACCTGACCTACAACGGACGACGTTCGGAAGGGGTGCCCACGATCCATGTGGGCGGGGCGCAGGTGCGCGCCTTCTTCTGATCCTACTTCAGGTTGAAGGGCGCCTTGCTCACCAGCGCGCCCGACTCGTAGATCTCCACCAGGTATTGCCCGGTGCGGATCTGGTCGGACCCCGTCCAGAAGATGCACACGTCCACCGGCGCGTTCTGGTAGTTCACTTCGCGCCGTGCGCTGAATTCCCCCTCGATGCCGTTGTACTTGAAACGGTTGTCACCCTCCGACGCCGCGAGCACCTTGCCATCCGGGCTGATGACGCGCATGTAGAGCATCTTGTCGCCGGCCTTGGTCACCTTGTTCTCGCCCAGCGTGAAGCAGCACTTGACCATCTCGGCCTTGTTGGCGCGATCGGTCTCCACCTGCTTGCCGTTGTTGCGCACGAAGAGCGCCCCGGCGCTGATCGACGTGGTGTGCAACACGCTGCCCTTGGCCAATTGCCCCTCAAGGTCCTGGGCCTTGCTCGTCAGCGCCTCCTTCTGCCCCTTCACCTCGCCGAGTTCCTGCCGGATGTTGATGTTCTCCGCGGTGAGCTGCTGGTTGGCCTGGTTCAGCGAATCGATCGTCACCACGTAGCCTTTCATGATCTTCCGCAACGTCTCCGCTTCCTTCTTCGCCTTGGCCAGGTCGTAGTTGCCACGTTTCACCTGGTCCAGCAACCTTTCGATCTGCTCGCGCTGCGCGGACATCTCCACGGTGATCTGCTCGTTCTCCGTGCGCAGCGTGTCATAGCTGGCCAGCATGTTCTCCAGCAGGAAGGTCACATTGTCCTTTTCACTGCTCACCTGTTCCAGGCGCGCCTCCTTGCTCTCGCCCTCGTTGCGGCTTTGCATGTACAGATACAGCAGGGCCACATTGCTGACGAGCAACAATACCACCAGCAGCAACAGTCCGGTGTTGGTGCGGTTCTTCCGTGGCTCCGGTGAGATCGGGCTGTTGGCCTGGTCCATGTGCGGTGATGAGGGATGCGGGATCGGGGGGCTAAATTACGGTCGCCCCAAGGGGTCCTTTCCCATGAACGGCCCGCTTATCAACAAAGTATTGAACCCGCCCAAGGCCACTTTGCGCCTGTGGCTGGCGGACTTCGCAGCGCTTTTTCTACCCCGGCGCTGCTCGGCTTGCGACACGGGATTGATGCGTTTCGAGCGCAGCATCTGCATAGATTGTCTGGAGGACCTCCCGCGCACTCGGTTCCACGACGATCCGTTCAATCCGGTGGAGCGCCTGTTCCACGGCAAGGTGCTGCTGGGCGCGGCTTCGGCCTTCCTGCACTTCAACCGCTCAGGCAAGGTGCAGCACCTCCTGCACCGGCTGAAGTACGCCAGCGACCGCGAGGCCGGTCTCGTACTGGGCCGGTTGATGGCGGAGGACCTGATGACCAGCGCACGGTTCCGCGATGTGGACACCTTCCTGCCCGTGCCATTGCACCCGCGCAAGGAGCGCATGCGCGGCTACAACCAGAGCCAGGTGCTGGTGGACGGCATGCGCGAGATATGGCCACTGCCCTCGGCCGGCAGGGACCTGCTGCGCGTGGTGCGCACGCCTTCGCAGACGCGGCGCGGCCGCCTGGACCGCTGGCGCAACGTGAAGGAAGCCTTCCAACTGCCCGACCCCGAGGCGTTCCGTGACCGCCATGTGCTGCTGGTGGATGATGTGGTGACCACCGGCGCCACCATCGAGGGTTGTGTGAAGGCCTTGTCCGGCGTGCCCGGCCTGCGCATCAGCCTCTGCACGGTGGCGTGCGCATGACCGGTACCTTTGGCCGCCGCATGCACCAAGCCCGCACACCGCCCGCTGACCTGCCCCGCAGCGCACGCCTCGAGGCGCTGCAAGAGGAGATGCGCGCTTTGATCGGTGGGGAGGACGATGCCATTTCCGCAATGGCCAACGCGGCGGCCTTGTTGCACCAAGCCCTGAGCATGCACTGGACCGGTTTCTATCGCGTGGTGGGCGATGGACTCCTGCTGGGACCGTTCCAGGGTCCGGTGGCCTGTGTACGCATCACGAAGGGCAGAGGCGTTTGCGGCACCGCCTGGGCCGAGGAACGAAGCATCGTGGTGCCCGACGTGGACCTGTTCCCAGGGCATATCGCCTGCAGCCCCTTGTCGCGTTCGGAGATCGTGGTGCCCCTTCGAGGAAAGGATGGTCGCGTGGCCGCCGTGCTCGACATCGACAGCGCCGAGCCGGGCGCCTTCACCGAGGAGGATGCCCGCGCCCTGGAGCGCATGATGCGCCCGCTGGAAGATCTGCTGTGATGCGTTCGGACATCTGGACCCCTCTGCTGGTGGCGGCGCTGGCCGCAGGTTGTGCCCAGGTCGGCGACATCACGGGGGGAGCCAAGGACGAGGAGCCACCCAAGCTGGTGGCCGCCGAGCCGCCCCACTTGAGCACGCGGTTCACCGGCCGCAGGATCGCGTTGCATTTCGATGAACGCATCACCCTGGACCGTGTGCGCGACCGCCTGCTGGTG is a window from the Flavobacteriales bacterium genome containing:
- the gdhA gene encoding NADP-specific glutamate dehydrogenase, with the translated sequence MQKQVDAFMSYVKARNPHEPEFLQAVHEVAEAIIPFIQENTKYQGKMLLERMVEPERVILFRVPWVDDKGNIQVNRGYRVQFNSAIGPYKGGCRFHPTVNLSVLKFLGFEQTFKNSLTTLPMGGGKGGSDFDPKGKSDNEVMRFCQSFATELQRHIGADTDVPAGDIGVGAREVGYMYGQDKRLRNEFTGVFTGKGRSWGGSLIRPEATGYGCVYFAEEMMKRNKTSIKGKVVAVSGSGNVAQYAIQKATQLGAKVVSASDSDGAIHDPAGINAEKLAFLMELKNVKRGRIEEYAKKFKGVTYKKGARVWDVVAKCDVALPCATQNELDGKNARDLVKKGVKYVAEGANMPSTPEAIEVFLKAGIPFAPGKASNAGGVATSGLEMSQNSLRLSWDRDEVDARLHTIMKNIHAACVKYGTEGNKVNYVKGANIAGFVKVADAMLEQGVV
- a CDS encoding phosphoribosylformylglycinamidine synthase, coding for MAAQEPDSTKADRDRKLDSLYIAEVEAVPGEPYKVLHAEPLYIDLIRDLGARKGEKEWNFGFGITDNLGYDVYEMLVEYEWAVADRLGVEIETPFTFYGERRNGAEVVKPSNRMESLKLATQWTFLVSEKAAISLALGYIHEFELSPFDRFGDPLIKGNLYNPFFIAAKRWGTNWHTLIYTGPRIEHTFATGGTTSNYEINSNLHYMIPGTRNFIGLEFNKLLTEVGLEGTLRPQMRVSIAENFLVGIVTGIPVDRSNERFSMFTRLIWEPGHKH
- a CDS encoding OmpA family protein codes for the protein MPPIRTLLAASIAVSLFAACVPARKYEEANARNKAMQAEVDAANARARDAQAAFDELKAGHDVLKKRVGELERDTTVLGGSLRQMTTQYDKINTLNNELLDKYNKLLSGQGSENRKLLTDLEALRLDLMNKEDSVMALAKRMGEKEALLKDREAKLAELQADLAAKDAAMRDLRQRVSQALTGFEGRGLTVEQRNGRIYVSMDNKLLFPSGSAAVDAKGRELIGKLAKAIENEKDLNIMVEGHTDTDRVTAGAAFKDNWDLSVLRATSVVRILQESSRIDPVRITASGRGEYIPVDPGDKAKNRRIEIILAPDLRELYELVGE
- a CDS encoding ABC transporter substrate-binding protein; the encoded protein is MAFLLATCRSPDPPREREGAGGRYYGGVFNVNESEELRGLFPLSLAQAVSHRIAAQIYEGLVRLDPADLTIRPALASSWTVDPTGTVYTFQLREGVRFHDDPCFPGGEGRPLTARDVVHCFTAICSQDAMNQMFWLFQGRVLGADEHFAATERGEKPSHVAGIEALDERTVRITLKSTWPGFLQVLAHQGCWIWPRELVDHHGKDALWNPVGTGAFRLKHFTRREAMILERWPHYWGRDEYGNALPFLDAVRYTFVQDKHRELEAFEAGKLSMVFELPVDRTDALEQTERYQVQSIPGLTVQFYGFNTRRAPFQDVRVRQAFAMAIDRDLLVDSVLDGLAVAARHGVVPPGFADYPYDSIPPASFDPERARALLAEAGYPQGQGLPTVFLQVNHSGFGYVRVAEAVQAMLEQHLRARVVSTVLPADQHFERVEQGLAQFWREGWIADHPDPENFLSLFHGINVPEDSLQPSYLNSTRFRDAAFDALFGQALHTPDRATRLGLLAAAESRLMEEQVVVPLYHERSVRLLQPWVRDMPINGMEVRDLARVWFDPAARSAR
- a CDS encoding ComF family protein translates to MNGPLINKVLNPPKATLRLWLADFAALFLPRRCSACDTGLMRFERSICIDCLEDLPRTRFHDDPFNPVERLFHGKVLLGAASAFLHFNRSGKVQHLLHRLKYASDREAGLVLGRLMAEDLMTSARFRDVDTFLPVPLHPRKERMRGYNQSQVLVDGMREIWPLPSAGRDLLRVVRTPSQTRRGRLDRWRNVKEAFQLPDPEAFRDRHVLLVDDVVTTGATIEGCVKALSGVPGLRISLCTVACA
- a CDS encoding GAF domain-containing protein is translated as MHQARTPPADLPRSARLEALQEEMRALIGGEDDAISAMANAAALLHQALSMHWTGFYRVVGDGLLLGPFQGPVACVRITKGRGVCGTAWAEERSIVVPDVDLFPGHIACSPLSRSEIVVPLRGKDGRVAAVLDIDSAEPGAFTEEDARALERMMRPLEDLL